The Bryobacteraceae bacterium genome includes a window with the following:
- a CDS encoding N-acetylneuraminate lyase codes for MTQLHGILPAVITPLNSRGEFHSPSYEKLLDRLYGAGCDGVYVCGQTGEGLLLPVEERKKAAEAAVRCAPGGSQVIVHVGSPRTEDALALARHASKIGVRAVSSLPPIGPYSFAEIRAYYQALAAASDVPVLLYWFPELCPAVSETDQILDLLAIPNVIGLKFTDFDLFRLSILKKTGAVVYNGRDEILAAGLLMGADGGIGSFYNLVPEWFVELYGLARAGKWEEASCVQMRINSLIEVVLRFPLIPALKSMLAWTGIECGGCIEPRLGLSESDESCLLSMLQDRIEPQHLEQVLRAVPD; via the coding sequence GACGCAATTGCACGGTATTCTGCCTGCTGTGATCACGCCCCTCAACAGCCGGGGCGAATTTCACAGTCCCAGCTACGAGAAGCTGCTCGACCGGCTATACGGGGCTGGTTGCGACGGTGTATACGTTTGCGGTCAGACCGGGGAGGGCCTGCTGCTGCCGGTCGAGGAGAGAAAGAAAGCCGCCGAGGCCGCCGTGCGGTGTGCGCCGGGAGGGAGCCAGGTGATCGTTCATGTCGGGTCGCCCCGCACCGAAGACGCCTTAGCTCTCGCGCGTCACGCGTCAAAAATAGGCGTGCGAGCGGTGAGCTCGCTGCCCCCCATAGGACCGTACTCGTTCGCAGAAATCCGCGCCTACTACCAAGCTCTCGCAGCCGCCTCGGACGTCCCGGTGCTGTTGTATTGGTTTCCTGAACTCTGCCCTGCCGTGAGCGAAACAGATCAGATTCTCGATCTGCTGGCCATTCCGAACGTCATCGGGCTGAAGTTTACCGATTTCGACCTGTTTCGTCTTTCCATTCTCAAAAAGACCGGAGCAGTTGTCTACAACGGGCGGGACGAAATCCTGGCAGCGGGCCTCCTGATGGGCGCCGACGGCGGGATCGGTTCGTTCTACAATCTGGTTCCCGAGTGGTTTGTCGAGCTCTACGGGCTGGCGCGCGCGGGGAAGTGGGAAGAGGCGAGCTGCGTGCAGATGCGGATCAACTCGCTGATCGAGGTGGTGCTCCGCTTCCCGTTGATCCCCGCGCTGAAGAGTATGCTGGCATGGACGGGCATCGAATGCGGCGGCTGCATCGAGCCGCGCCTTGGGCTCTCCGAAAGCGACGAATCCTGCCTGCTGAGCATGCTTCAGGATAGGATCGAGCCGCAACACCTTGAGCAGGTGCTTCGGGCCGTTCCGGATTAG